A part of Candidatus Binatia bacterium genomic DNA contains:
- a CDS encoding substrate-binding domain-containing protein, whose translation MKRTLAVSVWLGLALVASGVSCAAAAGQAAPRAGSPDSSRTLCVCADPNNLPFSNDKEQGFENEIAKLVAKDLGRDLRYYWWAQRRGFIRNTLNAHACDVVLGLPAHFELALTTRPYYRSTYVFVTRRDRNLALRSLDDARLRSLRIGAHMIGDDYASLPPVQALARRGITGITGYSIYGDYSRPNPPANLIDAVASGDLDVAVAWGPTAAYFARRSSVPLSVTPIPPDVQPGAPPFAFDIAMGVRKGDAALKAALDDVIEKRGKQIRKILERYDVPLAERPAAQASARSATTSP comes from the coding sequence GTGAAACGGACCCTGGCAGTCTCGGTGTGGCTGGGCTTGGCACTCGTCGCGAGCGGAGTCTCCTGCGCCGCCGCCGCCGGGCAGGCTGCCCCTCGTGCGGGGAGCCCCGACTCGAGCCGCACCCTCTGCGTCTGCGCCGACCCCAACAACCTCCCTTTCTCCAACGACAAGGAACAGGGATTCGAGAACGAAATCGCGAAGCTGGTCGCGAAGGATCTGGGACGCGACCTCCGCTACTACTGGTGGGCGCAGCGGCGCGGCTTCATCCGGAACACCCTGAACGCGCACGCCTGCGACGTCGTCCTGGGCCTGCCGGCCCACTTCGAGCTGGCCCTGACGACACGCCCCTACTACCGCTCGACGTACGTGTTCGTGACCCGCCGCGACCGGAACCTCGCGCTCCGCTCGCTGGACGACGCCCGGCTCCGGTCGCTTCGAATCGGCGCGCACATGATCGGCGACGACTACGCCAGCCTTCCGCCGGTCCAGGCGCTGGCGCGCCGAGGGATCACCGGGATCACCGGCTATTCCATCTACGGGGATTACTCGAGGCCCAACCCGCCGGCGAACCTCATCGATGCCGTGGCGAGCGGAGACCTGGACGTCGCGGTGGCGTGGGGACCGACGGCAGCCTACTTCGCCCGGCGATCGTCCGTGCCGCTCTCGGTCACGCCGATCCCCCCGGACGTTCAGCCGGGCGCGCCGCCGTTTGCCTTCGACATCGCGATGGGCGTCCGGAAGGGAGATGCGGCGCTGAAGGCGGCCCTCGACGACGTGATCGAGAAGCGCGGAAAGCAGATCCGGAAGATCCTCGAGCGCTACGACGTGCCGTTGGCGGAACGGCCCGCGGCGCAGGCGAGCGCGCGCTCGGCCACGACGTCGCCTTAG
- a CDS encoding MFS transporter, which translates to MTLPKAAHWKNVGYLLSVECFWGISLALISMVAILPVFLTHLGASNAALGILPVVWILASSFPGIFASHYTSNQAHRKRAVILLHVAAAIPWLFIAAWFGLFPRPSPAVDIAVFIATWGVAWVWMGFTIPVWINFVGKVTRADMRARSFATIFFFQTMMGAIGGWAASRVLGSGLPFPANYALGFLIAGICMAAGAIFFLPVREEAGAVSEPGQPWPTVVKHAREIWADRGGIRVYLWILFLTTGCYLLITYYPVFAERRFHLTARDSALYTALCMAGQMVGSVLTGLVGDRFGYARVSLIATVALVIGLSLAIWSGHPAVYYVTAFALGVFLVADRIALYNLSMAFSPHEDNTAYLGIVPAMVAPLMAVVAGSSGALIDRFSFVPVAAVGLVGAAAALFLALFRLPEPRYSLAGRRNSS; encoded by the coding sequence GTGACGCTCCCCAAGGCGGCCCACTGGAAGAACGTCGGCTATCTGCTCTCGGTCGAGTGCTTCTGGGGCATCTCCCTCGCCCTCATCTCGATGGTGGCCATCCTCCCGGTCTTCCTGACGCACCTGGGGGCCAGCAACGCCGCGCTCGGCATTCTTCCCGTGGTGTGGATCCTCGCCTCGTCGTTCCCGGGGATCTTCGCCTCCCACTACACGTCGAACCAGGCTCATCGGAAGCGCGCGGTGATCCTGCTCCACGTCGCGGCCGCCATCCCGTGGCTCTTCATCGCGGCCTGGTTCGGGCTCTTCCCCCGGCCCTCGCCCGCGGTGGACATCGCGGTCTTCATCGCGACCTGGGGCGTCGCCTGGGTGTGGATGGGATTCACCATCCCGGTCTGGATCAATTTCGTCGGAAAGGTGACGCGCGCGGACATGCGCGCCCGCTCCTTCGCGACGATCTTCTTCTTCCAGACGATGATGGGCGCCATCGGCGGGTGGGCGGCCAGCCGCGTGCTCGGCTCGGGATTGCCGTTTCCGGCCAACTACGCGCTCGGCTTTCTCATCGCCGGGATCTGCATGGCCGCGGGCGCGATCTTCTTCCTCCCGGTGCGGGAGGAGGCGGGCGCCGTGAGCGAGCCGGGCCAGCCCTGGCCCACGGTCGTCAAGCACGCGCGCGAGATCTGGGCAGATCGTGGCGGGATCCGCGTCTACCTCTGGATTTTGTTCCTCACGACCGGCTGCTACCTGCTGATCACCTACTACCCGGTTTTCGCGGAGCGGCGCTTTCACCTGACCGCTCGCGATTCGGCGCTCTACACCGCCCTCTGCATGGCGGGGCAGATGGTGGGGAGCGTCCTCACGGGCTTGGTCGGCGACCGCTTCGGCTACGCGCGCGTCTCGCTCATCGCGACCGTCGCGCTCGTGATCGGACTGTCGCTCGCCATCTGGAGCGGGCATCCCGCCGTCTACTACGTCACGGCGTTCGCGCTCGGCGTCTTCCTCGTCGCCGACCGGATCGCGCTCTACAACCTGTCGATGGCCTTCAGCCCGCACGAGGACAACACGGCCTATCTCGGCATCGTGCCGGCGATGGTGGCGCCCTTGATGGCCGTCGTGGCCGGCTCCTCGGGTGCCCTGATCGACCGGTTCTCGTTCGTGCCGGTGGCCGCGGTCGGCCTCGTCGGCGCCGCGGCCGCGCTCTTCCTCGCGCTCTTCCGGCTCCCCGAGCCGCGCTACTCCCTCGCAGGAAGGAGGAACTCTTCGTGA
- a CDS encoding secondary thiamine-phosphate synthase enzyme YjbQ: EAASLLEGQSGLLIVSVPHTTAGVCVNEGYDPDVMDDVGRVLERLVPWKADYRHAEGNAAAHVKTILTGSSVTLPLREGAIELGRWQEIFLCEFDGPRTRTVLLTVVPAP; encoded by the coding sequence GGAAGCGGCATCGCTGCTCGAGGGGCAGAGCGGCCTCCTGATCGTGAGCGTTCCGCACACCACGGCCGGCGTCTGCGTGAACGAAGGGTACGACCCCGACGTGATGGACGACGTCGGGCGCGTGCTGGAGCGGCTGGTGCCATGGAAGGCGGACTATCGCCACGCCGAGGGCAACGCGGCGGCGCACGTGAAGACCATCCTGACGGGGTCCTCGGTGACGCTCCCGCTGCGGGAGGGGGCGATCGAGCTGGGGCGCTGGCAGGAGATCTTCCTCTGCGAGTTCGACGGCCCACGGACCCGGACCGTGCTTCTCACCGTGGTGCCCGCGCCGTGA
- a CDS encoding replication-associated recombination protein A, whose product MSDDESLDLFGDAGAGGGSGSEGRGGEGRGAEGRGRRAVRPPLADRMRPRSFDEFEGREALLGPGTLLGTAVQTGNVPSIILWGPPGSGKTTLARLLAESSRARFEQFSAVTSGVKEVREVIERARAARRANGAPTILFVDEIHRFNKAQQDAFLPHVEDGTIVLIGATTENPSFEVNNALLSRMKVIVLGMLPPEALERILRRAMQDSECGLGGSGVSADDEVIRLVASLSGGDARVALQTLENAAALASRRKPRVINPEDVREAAQRRALPYDRAGEEHYNIISALHKALRGSDPDAGLYWLARMLEAGEDPLYVARRLMRFASEDVGLADPEALRLAVAAKDAVHFLGMPECNTALAQLVVYLALAPKSNSVYLAYGAAAKDALEKPPYPVPLHIRNAPTPLMKGLGYGAGYQYAHQYEGAIDAQRYFPDEMGSPRYWQGVPRGAEKELAERLERVRKEKERRAGKEPERGKEPPRGKHPPGDEGPADKP is encoded by the coding sequence GTGAGCGACGACGAATCTCTCGATCTGTTCGGAGACGCCGGCGCCGGCGGTGGATCAGGCTCCGAAGGGCGCGGCGGCGAGGGGCGAGGCGCCGAGGGGCGCGGACGCCGCGCCGTTCGCCCGCCGCTCGCCGATCGCATGCGCCCCCGCTCCTTCGACGAGTTCGAAGGGCGCGAGGCGCTCCTCGGCCCGGGCACCCTTCTCGGCACCGCCGTGCAGACCGGCAACGTCCCCTCGATCATCCTCTGGGGCCCGCCCGGGAGCGGCAAGACCACGCTGGCCCGGCTCCTCGCCGAATCCAGCCGCGCGCGCTTCGAGCAGTTCAGCGCCGTGACGTCGGGCGTGAAGGAGGTGCGCGAAGTCATCGAGCGCGCCCGCGCCGCGCGGCGCGCGAACGGCGCCCCGACCATCCTGTTCGTGGACGAGATCCACCGCTTCAACAAGGCGCAGCAGGACGCCTTCCTGCCGCACGTCGAGGACGGCACGATCGTGCTGATCGGCGCCACGACCGAGAACCCCTCGTTCGAGGTGAACAACGCCCTCCTCTCCCGGATGAAGGTGATCGTGCTCGGCATGCTTCCGCCCGAGGCGCTCGAACGGATCCTGCGACGCGCGATGCAGGATTCCGAGTGCGGGCTGGGCGGCTCCGGCGTGTCGGCGGACGACGAGGTGATCCGGCTCGTGGCCTCGCTCTCCGGCGGCGATGCCCGCGTGGCGCTCCAGACCCTGGAAAATGCCGCGGCGCTCGCGTCGCGGAGGAAGCCGCGCGTGATCAACCCCGAGGACGTCCGCGAGGCGGCGCAGCGGCGAGCCCTCCCGTACGACCGGGCGGGGGAGGAGCACTACAACATCATCTCGGCGCTCCACAAGGCGCTGCGGGGAAGCGACCCGGACGCCGGGCTCTACTGGCTCGCGCGCATGCTGGAGGCGGGGGAGGATCCTCTGTACGTGGCCCGGCGGCTGATGCGCTTCGCTTCGGAGGACGTGGGGCTGGCGGATCCCGAGGCGCTCCGGCTCGCGGTCGCCGCGAAGGACGCGGTCCACTTCCTGGGCATGCCGGAATGCAACACCGCGCTCGCCCAGCTCGTGGTCTATCTCGCGCTCGCGCCCAAGAGCAACTCGGTCTACCTGGCGTACGGCGCGGCGGCCAAGGACGCGCTGGAGAAGCCGCCCTATCCCGTCCCGCTCCACATCCGGAACGCGCCCACCCCGCTCATGAAGGGTCTGGGATACGGTGCGGGCTACCAGTACGCGCATCAGTACGAAGGCGCCATCGACGCGCAGCGCTACTTCCCGGACGAAATGGGCTCGCCGCGCTACTGGCAGGGGGTGCCGCGCGGGGCGGAGAAGGAGCTGGCGGAGCGTTTGGAGCGGGTTCGGAAGGAAAAGGAGCGCCGCGCGGGGAAGGAGCCCGAGCGGGGCAAAGAGCCGCCGCGGGGGAAACATCCCCCAGGCGACGAGGGACCCGCCGACAAGCCCTAA
- a CDS encoding acyl-CoA dehydrogenase family protein, whose product MEKFDGVDFLEIDGLFSEEEIAVRDTIRQFVTDRVMPVIEKHNREGTFPANLIPEMAELGVYGANIQGYGCPGLNNVAYGLIMQELERGDSGLRSFVSVQGGLCMYPILAYGSDEQKNKWLPEMAKGKVIGCFGLTEADYGSNPAGMITTAKKDGNGYVLNGSKMWITNGGVAHIAIVWARMDGKIRGFIVENGTPGYSTRDIHGKFSLRASVTSELSFQDCRIPAENLLPNVEGLKGPLGCLNQARYGIAWGGLGSAMACYHEALEYSKTRIQFDRPIAGFQMVQEKLAWMIREITKGQLLALQLGRLKDAGTLKPHQVSLGKMNNIEVALKIARMAREILGASGITDEYQCGRHMCNLESVYTYEGTHDIHTLVIGEAITGIPAYK is encoded by the coding sequence ATGGAAAAGTTCGACGGCGTCGATTTCCTGGAGATCGACGGCCTGTTCAGCGAGGAAGAGATCGCGGTCCGGGACACGATCCGCCAGTTCGTGACCGATCGCGTCATGCCGGTCATCGAGAAGCACAACCGCGAGGGCACCTTCCCCGCGAACCTGATCCCCGAGATGGCCGAGCTGGGCGTCTACGGCGCGAACATCCAGGGCTACGGATGCCCCGGGCTGAACAACGTCGCCTACGGGCTGATCATGCAGGAGCTGGAGCGCGGCGACAGCGGGCTCCGCTCGTTCGTCTCGGTGCAGGGCGGCCTCTGCATGTACCCCATTCTCGCCTACGGCTCGGACGAGCAGAAGAACAAGTGGCTCCCCGAGATGGCCAAGGGAAAGGTGATCGGCTGCTTCGGCCTCACCGAGGCCGACTACGGCTCGAACCCGGCCGGCATGATCACGACGGCCAAGAAGGATGGAAACGGCTACGTCCTGAACGGAAGCAAGATGTGGATCACGAACGGCGGCGTCGCCCACATCGCGATCGTCTGGGCCCGGATGGACGGCAAGATTCGCGGCTTCATCGTGGAGAACGGAACGCCGGGCTATTCCACGCGCGACATCCACGGCAAGTTCTCGCTCCGCGCCTCGGTCACCTCCGAGCTCTCCTTCCAGGACTGCCGCATCCCGGCGGAGAACCTCCTGCCGAACGTGGAAGGGCTGAAGGGGCCGCTCGGCTGCCTGAATCAGGCGCGCTACGGGATCGCGTGGGGCGGCCTGGGCTCGGCCATGGCCTGCTACCACGAGGCGCTCGAGTATTCGAAGACCCGCATCCAGTTCGACCGGCCGATCGCGGGCTTCCAGATGGTGCAGGAGAAGCTGGCCTGGATGATCCGCGAGATCACGAAGGGGCAGCTGCTCGCGCTCCAGCTGGGGCGGCTCAAGGACGCCGGAACGCTGAAGCCGCACCAGGTCTCGCTGGGCAAGATGAACAACATCGAGGTGGCGCTCAAGATCGCGCGCATGGCGCGCGAGATCCTCGGCGCGAGCGGGATCACCGACGAGTACCAGTGCGGGCGCCACATGTGCAATCTGGAGTCGGTCTACACGTACGAGGGAACGCACGACATCCACACGCTGGTGATCGGCGAGGCCATCACGGGGATCCCGGCGTATAAGTGA